Below is a genomic region from Jiangella gansuensis DSM 44835.
GCGCGGCCAGCTCGCCGTTCTCAACGGCCGCCGCGAGCATCGGAGGGACCAGCAGTTCCTCGGTGTAGAAGGTGTTTCGCAGGAACGTGTAGGTGAGCCCGGCCGCGCGGATCGAGCGTTCGGTGGTGGTGTGGTCGGCCAGGAAGCTCTGGGCGTCCTCGGCGGTGATCGCGCTGGTGTAGACGATGTGGCCGACGCCGGCCGCCACCGCGGCATCGACGACGGCGCGGTGCTGGCGCTCCCGCACGCCCGGCGTGGTGTCCGACCCGGACACGAACAGCAGCGTGTCGGCGTCGGCGAAGGCCTTCTCGAGGCTGGCCGGGTCGTCGTAGTCACCCTGCCGGACCTCGACCCCGCGTTCGGCCAGGGCGGCTGCCCTGGCCGGGGTGCGAGCGACGACGGCGAGCTCGTTCGCCGGCCGGCGGTTCAGCAGGTCGTGGGCGACGACGGAGCCGAATCGTCCGGTCGCGCCGGTTACAACGATCATCAGGGTTCCGTTCCTCGTGCGTCAGGATGTGTCGTGCAGCCGAGCCGAAGCTACGCTGGACGCTAACCATGCGTAAGTACGTACCTTGAGGTAACTACCGGAGGAAGACGTGAGCCACGAGGTCATCGGTCATCCGGAGTTCCTCGACAGTGACGTGTTCGACATCAACTGCCCGTCGCGAGGTGTGCTGGAGCATGTGACGAGCCGCTGGGGCGTGCTGGTCCTGGCCGCCCTCGCGGAGGGTTCGATGCGCTTCAGCGAGCTGCATCGGCGCATCGGCGGCGTCAGTCAGAAGATGCTCGCCCAGACTCTGCGGACACTCGCGGCCGACGGCTTCGTCCATCGCGAGGTCACACCGGCCACGCCGCCGCAGGTCTCGTACCGCCTCACCGAGCTCGGGTCCGACGTCACCCAGCACGTCGTCGGTCTGGTCGGCTGGATCGAGCACAAGGTGCCGGAGATCCTCGAGGCCCGCCAAGCCAACGCGGCCGCCGACGCCTGACGCCGGGGTGCGATGCGCATGATCATGGCGGGCTTCGTGCTGCCATAGCGACCACCGACGCGCCGTGATCATGACCGTCGGAGAGCTCAGGAGGCATTGACACGTTTCAAGCGACGTCCTACGCTCGCCGCAATGTCGAACGAGCTTCGATATTACCGAACAGCGACGAACGGAAGCGACGCATGCCAGACGACGACGTCCCGCCTCTCGCCGCCGCTCCGCGTCCGGAGCCCCGCACGGCCATCCAGGCGATCGACCGCACCATGGCCCTGCTCGACGCTGTGGCCGATGCCGGTTCGCACGGCGTCGCCCTGCGTGATCTGGCCGAGCGCGTGGGGTTGCCGGCATCGACGGCGCGGACGTTGCTGGCGTCGCTGGTGGCGCACGGCCTGGTCGCCCAGCTCGCCGGCAGCCGGCACTACCTGCTGGGTTCGCGCTTCTTCGAGTTGAACCGCCGGTTCGTCATGCAGACCGATCTGTCGGCCACGGCCGCGCCGGTGCTGCGGGCGCTGTGGCAGCGCTGTGATGAGACGGTGCATCTGGCCGTGCTGCACGGCTCGCGACGCGTCGACATCGCGGTGCTGGTCAGCTCGCAGTTGCTCACCATCGACCCCACGTCGGCGCGGTTCGTCGACGCGTCGGCGACGCCGTTGTACCGGACGGCGGCCGGCAAGGTGTTGTTCGCCGGTATGCCGCGCCCGGACCGGCTGACCATGCTGCGTTCGGCGCCGTGGCACGACGCCCAAAAGCGTGACGAGGGCGAGCTGATGGACTCGATGGACGACGTCGCCGCGCGCGGCTACGCCACGAACGTCGAGGAGGAGGCGCCGGGCGTTTGCGGGGTCGCCGCACCGGTCCGCGACCACACCGGCCGGGTCGTGGCGGCCGTCTGCATCGGCTACCCGGCGGTCCGGCACACCGAGGCGCATGCCGCGACGCTGCGCGATGAGGTCGTGGACGCCGCCGGCGAGCTGTCGCTGCTGCTCGG
It encodes:
- a CDS encoding NAD(P)H-binding protein, with product MIVVTGATGRFGSVVAHDLLNRRPANELAVVARTPARAAALAERGVEVRQGDYDDPASLEKAFADADTLLFVSGSDTTPGVRERQHRAVVDAAVAAGVGHIVYTSAITAEDAQSFLADHTTTERSIRAAGLTYTFLRNTFYTEELLVPPMLAAAVENGELAAPAIGHPLVTATIADLAHAASTVLTSPGHENAVYELRGPGWTYAELADTLAAVSGRPVRHREVGDDEAGPMAFILPLLRLEQFGTPAPDLERLLGRPATPLEQAVRAALAG
- a CDS encoding winged helix-turn-helix transcriptional regulator, whose amino-acid sequence is MSHEVIGHPEFLDSDVFDINCPSRGVLEHVTSRWGVLVLAALAEGSMRFSELHRRIGGVSQKMLAQTLRTLAADGFVHREVTPATPPQVSYRLTELGSDVTQHVVGLVGWIEHKVPEILEARQANAAADA
- a CDS encoding IclR family transcriptional regulator, giving the protein MPDDDVPPLAAAPRPEPRTAIQAIDRTMALLDAVADAGSHGVALRDLAERVGLPASTARTLLASLVAHGLVAQLAGSRHYLLGSRFFELNRRFVMQTDLSATAAPVLRALWQRCDETVHLAVLHGSRRVDIAVLVSSQLLTIDPTSARFVDASATPLYRTAAGKVLFAGMPRPDRLTMLRSAPWHDAQKRDEGELMDSMDDVAARGYATNVEEEAPGVCGVAAPVRDHTGRVVAAVCIGYPAVRHTEAHAATLRDEVVDAAGELSLLLGADPGAVSA